One genomic segment of Spirochaetota bacterium includes these proteins:
- a CDS encoding zf-HC2 domain-containing protein, with amino-acid sequence MMKEHITFGMLSDLHDEMMSAARKESVMDHLSGCPACGREFELLGRMVRMVSCLRVIGIRSGNDFARATMSRVLLCERKRKKHLYYKRVIPSAVAAMVIFMVGIDQFQNGPSGERRGGARIATNAGSGEVSREIGSAYDMRRTMSILRKNRARVTMVTDGYIEAEAPSRSVDDIQRECDGSYSTGMHGFATAVGYTEGGMQDSLILSSGFMHQRPADQSRTVRFRVLFR; translated from the coding sequence ATGATGAAGGAACACATCACTTTTGGAATGCTGTCGGACCTGCACGACGAGATGATGAGCGCCGCCCGGAAAGAATCGGTCATGGACCATTTGAGCGGCTGTCCCGCGTGCGGCCGCGAATTCGAGCTGCTTGGCCGCATGGTCAGGATGGTCTCATGCCTTCGCGTGATCGGCATACGCTCCGGGAATGATTTTGCCCGCGCAACCATGTCCCGGGTTCTCCTCTGCGAAAGGAAACGGAAAAAGCACCTCTATTACAAGCGGGTGATTCCTTCAGCGGTGGCGGCGATGGTGATTTTTATGGTGGGCATCGACCAGTTTCAAAACGGTCCGTCAGGCGAGAGGCGGGGCGGCGCGAGGATCGCGACGAACGCCGGGAGCGGAGAGGTTTCGCGGGAGATCGGCAGCGCGTACGATATGCGAAGGACCATGTCGATTCTCAGAAAAAACCGTGCGCGGGTGACCATGGTAACCGACGGTTATATCGAAGCGGAGGCCCCTTCGCGCTCCGTCGATGATATTCAGCGCGAGTGTGACGGCTCCTACTCCACGGGCATGCACGGTTTCGCCACGGCGGTCGGCTATACTGAAGGCGGCATGCAGGACAGCCTGATCTTATCCTCGGGCTTTATGCACCAGAGGCCCGCGGACCAGTCCAGAACCGTTCGATTCAGGGTTCTGTTCAGATAA
- a CDS encoding IS630 family transposase, producing MKNEDARTFSQDAQELLRKKAVKMIIRGEKRKEIAELLGVSTEALRKWFFAYKNKGITGLKKRKRGRRPGGKLNNKEVAIICKMIRDKDPDQLKLPFYLWTAEAVRDLIHRKYNVYYGIRQIQRYLKQWGFTPQKPKRVAYEQNSEEVKKWLTEIYPSIAKAAKREKARIYWGDEMGLRSDYQAGRSYAVKGQTPVINGTGKRFGCNMISAITNRGDIAFMIFKKKFTSRMFIRFLRGLVAGNKKTKIFLIIDSHPVHRSKVVMKWVEDNKKLIRVFFLPGYSPDLNPDEFLNHDVKANAVGRKRPGTQKKMMGNVRNHLNRCKRKPDRVKKFFNAKSVRYAA from the coding sequence ATGAAAAATGAAGATGCAAGAACATTTTCGCAAGATGCCCAGGAATTGTTACGGAAAAAAGCCGTAAAGATGATTATAAGAGGCGAAAAGCGGAAAGAAATAGCCGAGTTGCTCGGCGTCAGCACTGAAGCATTGAGAAAGTGGTTTTTCGCTTACAAGAACAAAGGAATAACTGGTCTCAAGAAACGCAAAAGAGGCCGTCGCCCAGGAGGAAAACTTAATAACAAAGAAGTGGCAATAATATGTAAGATGATACGAGATAAAGATCCCGACCAATTAAAACTGCCATTTTATCTTTGGACCGCTGAAGCAGTACGTGATCTAATTCATCGAAAGTATAATGTTTACTACGGTATACGACAGATTCAACGTTATCTTAAACAATGGGGTTTTACACCACAAAAGCCAAAACGAGTAGCCTATGAGCAAAACAGTGAAGAAGTTAAAAAATGGCTTACTGAGATATATCCGTCTATAGCGAAAGCTGCAAAACGTGAAAAAGCCCGTATTTATTGGGGTGATGAGATGGGATTACGATCTGATTACCAAGCTGGGCGATCGTATGCCGTAAAGGGGCAAACTCCAGTAATCAACGGGACAGGGAAACGATTTGGATGCAATATGATTTCAGCGATTACCAACAGGGGCGATATTGCATTCATGATTTTCAAAAAGAAATTCACGAGTCGGATGTTCATCAGATTTCTAAGGGGATTGGTTGCCGGGAACAAGAAAACGAAAATCTTTTTAATAATAGATTCACATCCAGTTCATCGCAGCAAAGTTGTTATGAAATGGGTTGAAGATAATAAAAAGTTGATTCGTGTATTTTTCTTGCCAGGATATTCTCCAGATTTGAATCCAGATGAATTTTTGAATCATGATGTTAAGGCAAATGCAGTTGGCAGGAAGCGCCCTGGTACACAGAAGAAAATGATGGGTAATGTTCGCAATCACCTAAATCGGTGTAAAAGAAAACCTGACCGGGTAAAAAAGTTTTTTAACGCGAAAAGCGTACGGTATGCGGCATGA
- a CDS encoding sigma-70 family RNA polymerase sigma factor — protein sequence MSDKSDLEVIDRVLAGDIEAFSAIIEKYQDRIFRYAYSRVYNYDEALDIAQEVFLMAMEALRSFRREAKFSTWLFSIMVNYCKNYRKKRDRFPLVALSRSEGGEEFEIPIPDERQTPEDDVITGDTLRIVKEELYALPDDYKEILVLRDIEGLAYGDIARILGIHLSNVKVRIHRGRELLKKRLAERGLL from the coding sequence ATGTCGGATAAAAGTGACCTTGAAGTAATAGACAGAGTGCTTGCGGGGGATATCGAGGCGTTTTCCGCGATCATCGAGAAATACCAGGACCGTATCTTTCGGTATGCGTACTCCCGGGTCTATAACTACGATGAAGCGCTCGATATCGCGCAAGAAGTCTTCCTGATGGCGATGGAGGCGCTGCGTTCGTTCCGGCGGGAGGCGAAGTTCTCCACATGGCTGTTCAGCATAATGGTGAACTACTGCAAGAACTACCGGAAAAAAAGGGACCGGTTCCCGCTGGTGGCCTTAAGCAGGTCCGAGGGGGGGGAAGAGTTCGAGATTCCCATCCCTGACGAGCGCCAGACTCCCGAGGACGACGTCATCACCGGGGACACGCTTCGCATAGTGAAAGAGGAGCTCTATGCGCTTCCCGACGATTACAAGGAGATACTCGTGCTCAGGGATATCGAGGGGCTTGCCTACGGCGATATAGCGAGGATACTGGGGATACATCTTTCAAACGTCAAGGTGCGAATCCACAGGGGAAGAGAACTCTTGAAAAAACGTCTCGCTGAGAGGGGACTCTTATGA
- the tyrS gene encoding tyrosine--tRNA ligase, which translates to MINNDVELLMRGTEEIIPEDEFRRKLERSEREQKPLIVKTGFDPTAPDIHLGHTVLLRKMRHFQRMGHTVVFLIGDFTGMIGDPSGKSETRKRLTREEVLANAETYKRQVFKILDPAVTVVDFNSRWCQPMGFADVLDLTSRYNVARMLERDDFANRYKEGKPISILEFMYPLVQGYDSVALKADIELGGTDQKFNLLVGRDLQREYGQEPQVIMTLPLLVGLDGAQKMSKSLGNYIGINESPREIFGKAMSISDEIMFLYYRLVTDVPYADIDSMEKGMRDGSAHPRDIKVRLAREICAQFHDAGTAEKAEAEFNKIFVRKDLPDEIPEFAVPAEEAATGSIWMAKLLVLAGLAASNGEARRLIKGGGVYVDNQKVESEDFELPLPCEAIVKVGKRRFIRIRG; encoded by the coding sequence ATGATTAATAACGACGTTGAGCTTCTCATGCGCGGCACGGAGGAAATAATCCCGGAGGATGAGTTCCGCAGGAAATTGGAACGTTCGGAGAGGGAGCAGAAGCCCCTTATCGTGAAGACCGGCTTCGATCCCACGGCGCCCGATATCCACCTGGGGCACACGGTACTCCTTCGAAAGATGCGGCATTTCCAGCGGATGGGGCACACCGTGGTGTTTCTGATCGGCGATTTTACCGGCATGATCGGCGACCCGTCGGGAAAATCCGAGACGCGAAAACGCCTGACCCGCGAAGAAGTGCTCGCCAACGCCGAGACCTACAAGCGGCAGGTGTTTAAAATACTCGATCCCGCCGTTACCGTGGTCGATTTCAACTCGCGCTGGTGCCAGCCCATGGGCTTTGCCGACGTGCTGGATCTGACCTCGCGCTACAACGTCGCGCGCATGCTCGAGCGCGACGATTTCGCCAACCGCTACAAAGAGGGCAAGCCGATATCCATCCTCGAATTCATGTATCCGCTGGTGCAGGGATACGACTCGGTGGCGCTCAAGGCCGACATCGAGCTCGGCGGAACCGACCAGAAATTCAACCTTCTTGTCGGCCGCGATCTTCAGCGGGAATACGGCCAGGAACCGCAGGTGATCATGACGCTTCCCCTGCTGGTGGGCCTTGACGGCGCCCAGAAGATGTCCAAGTCGCTCGGCAATTACATCGGGATCAACGAATCGCCGCGGGAGATTTTCGGCAAGGCGATGTCCATCTCCGATGAGATCATGTTTCTCTATTACCGCCTTGTTACGGACGTCCCCTATGCCGACATCGACTCCATGGAGAAGGGGATGCGGGACGGTTCGGCCCATCCCCGCGATATAAAGGTGCGCCTGGCCAGGGAGATCTGCGCCCAGTTCCACGACGCCGGGACCGCGGAGAAGGCCGAGGCGGAGTTCAACAAGATATTCGTCCGCAAGGACCTTCCGGACGAAATCCCGGAATTCGCCGTTCCCGCGGAGGAAGCGGCAACGGGCTCGATCTGGATGGCGAAGCTCCTGGTGCTCGCCGGCCTTGCGGCGAGCAACGGCGAGGCCCGCCGCCTCATCAAGGGCGGCGGCGTGTATGTGGATAACCAAAAGGTCGAGAGCGAGGATTTCGAACTGCCGCTTCCCTGTGAGGCCATAGTCAAGGTCGGAAAGCGCCGGTTTATAAGGATACGGGGTTGA
- a CDS encoding SpoIIE family protein phosphatase, with translation MVTISIILSLVASILLPFMALFVMYKDWRDQVHRYYAVLTLSGFGILFTMFITYAFPDSPFLTEINRITQAATAFTFTALFGVSLVFPKGDKRFPFKYIVLIFIPTVIISVIANFTDWNISAAYFKEGKLVREFNFFYTFYALAVFIYLLLGTSNFIIKYFRTTIRIFKLQMRFVFVGTSIGIMAASVCSIILPRFFNYPDLYVLGPALASFVAFGSLFYSIISYNVMDITTAVHKTVTYTVISMAIFIPIFLILGAWDSNIWSIGEAPLFLIAGVVVAVFLLFSVYVQPAIDHAFKRRQYEFESIIDSFIRDVGGMKDFTTIIQRSVDILHDSLFLKSTYFILFNNDSKRYELAYQKGLAVEMPPLERGSPVVRWFIRNQEVLPIDRIYTDEKSFAEIRDDFLQFFSASGVRIVIPIYHERRVLGLLCLGDKDSLASYKPDEIEKLDYFRSESNTHISNALIYEESKRQQLISRTMDLSSDILAKAVPLNLPNLIGIKFGAFVIPRYGEGIDYFDFMRPGSHGVGVVATDIAGVGINSALYSVVLRSAFQSCIEEAPSAYSVIQKMNNAVYEYGSGESGLITAYYMYYDLRSMRLIYSNAGFPPLDLYRIDKNDFDALDTEGIPLGYDPKASYGMGRTNLLRGDIGFIYSRALVTSKNQKGEPFGIGNLRTIIKEHRSERPEEITSRIKDSFVSFLGLASPESDIVAILFKIV, from the coding sequence ATGGTTACCATAAGTATTATTTTGTCGCTCGTGGCGTCCATCCTGCTGCCCTTCATGGCCCTGTTCGTGATGTACAAGGACTGGCGTGACCAGGTACACCGCTACTATGCGGTGTTGACACTTTCGGGTTTCGGAATCCTTTTCACCATGTTCATCACCTACGCGTTTCCGGACTCGCCCTTCCTTACCGAGATAAACAGAATCACCCAGGCGGCGACGGCCTTCACTTTCACCGCGCTCTTCGGCGTTTCGCTTGTTTTCCCGAAGGGGGACAAACGCTTCCCCTTCAAATACATCGTCTTGATATTCATTCCAACCGTCATCATCAGCGTGATCGCCAATTTCACCGACTGGAACATCAGCGCGGCATACTTTAAAGAAGGAAAGCTCGTCAGGGAGTTTAATTTCTTCTATACTTTTTATGCGCTGGCCGTTTTTATATATCTGCTCCTCGGAACCTCAAACTTTATAATTAAATACTTCAGGACGACCATTCGGATATTCAAGCTGCAGATGCGCTTTGTTTTCGTCGGAACGTCGATCGGGATAATGGCTGCCTCCGTCTGTTCGATCATCCTGCCGCGGTTTTTCAATTATCCGGACCTGTACGTGCTGGGGCCGGCGCTCGCCTCGTTCGTCGCATTCGGGTCGCTCTTCTATTCAATAATATCGTATAACGTTATGGACATCACCACCGCGGTACACAAGACGGTCACCTATACCGTAATTTCCATGGCGATCTTTATCCCTATATTCCTGATCCTCGGGGCCTGGGATTCGAACATCTGGTCGATCGGAGAGGCGCCGCTTTTTTTGATCGCGGGAGTGGTGGTTGCCGTCTTCCTTCTCTTTTCGGTCTACGTGCAGCCGGCGATCGACCACGCTTTCAAGCGGCGACAGTACGAGTTCGAATCGATAATCGATAGCTTCATCCGGGATGTCGGCGGCATGAAGGATTTTACGACCATAATCCAGCGTTCGGTGGATATCCTGCACGATTCGCTCTTTTTAAAAAGCACGTATTTCATTCTATTTAACAACGATTCGAAGCGGTATGAACTCGCCTATCAGAAAGGATTGGCGGTTGAGATGCCCCCGCTCGAGAGGGGCTCCCCGGTGGTCCGCTGGTTTATACGGAACCAGGAGGTGCTTCCCATAGACAGGATTTACACCGATGAAAAGAGCTTCGCCGAGATACGCGACGATTTTCTGCAGTTTTTCTCGGCAAGCGGCGTACGAATCGTCATTCCAATTTACCACGAGCGCAGGGTGCTGGGGCTACTCTGCCTGGGCGATAAGGACTCGCTGGCCTCGTACAAGCCCGACGAGATCGAAAAGCTCGATTACTTCCGCTCGGAAAGCAACACGCACATCTCCAATGCCCTGATATATGAGGAATCGAAACGCCAGCAGCTCATCAGCCGGACGATGGACCTCTCCTCGGACATACTCGCGAAGGCCGTCCCGTTGAATCTTCCCAATCTGATCGGCATCAAGTTCGGCGCGTTCGTTATCCCGCGCTACGGAGAGGGCATCGACTATTTCGATTTCATGCGGCCCGGCAGTCACGGTGTCGGCGTGGTCGCCACCGATATCGCGGGCGTGGGAATCAACAGCGCGCTCTATTCCGTGGTGCTGCGCTCGGCGTTCCAGTCGTGTATCGAGGAAGCCCCGTCGGCGTATTCGGTGATACAGAAGATGAACAACGCGGTCTACGAGTACGGCTCGGGGGAGAGCGGCCTGATTACGGCCTATTATATGTATTACGACCTGCGCTCGATGCGGCTCATTTATTCCAATGCGGGCTTTCCGCCGCTTGATCTCTACCGCATCGATAAAAACGATTTCGACGCGCTCGATACCGAGGGGATTCCGCTTGGTTACGATCCCAAAGCAAGCTACGGGATGGGGCGTACCAACCTGTTGCGCGGCGATATCGGTTTTATTTATTCCAGGGCCCTGGTGACATCGAAGAACCAGAAGGGGGAGCCCTTCGGAATCGGCAACCTCCGGACCATAATAAAGGAACACCGGTCGGAGCGGCCGGAGGAGATAACCTCTAGGATAAAGGACAGCTTCGTATCATTCCTGGGCCTGGCTTCTCCGGAATCGGACATCGTGGCCATTCTCTTCAAGATAGTATGA